TTTGCTGGTGCACGAGGCTGGATATCGTTTGACGCTTGCGGGTGTGGTCAACATGTTCCCGCACACCTCGCACGTAGAATCGATGGCCGTATTCGAGCACGAGAGCATCGGGCAGCCTTGGGTGCCCCGCGTGCGCATGTCGGAGGATGCGGAGGATGTCGTCGAGGGTGCTGCCGACGAGGGTGTCGAGGCGATTGCCGGTGCGACCGGTGGCGACGGCGTGATCCACGAGAACGCCTGAATATTTGCAGACGGGCTCGGATAGGTTGGGATGGTGGGGATATCCTGCGCCGTGCGGGCGACGCTCCACTGCGAATCCGAGTCCCCAAAGAAAAAGCCAGTCCCGAAGGACTGGCTTTTTTATCGCTGCTGGTCAGCGCCGCTGGCGGACGGGCTGGCCGCCGACCGTTGGCTCTGCGCTTAGTTGCGGTTGCCGCCGAACACGCCGAGGATGGCGAGCAGGTTGGTGAAGATGTTGTACAGGTCAAGGTAGATCGCGAGCGTCGCGGTGACGTAGTTCGTTTCGCCGCCGTTCACCACGCGCTGTACGTCGAACAGGATGTACGCCGAGAAAATCGCGATGGCGAGGACCGAGACCGTCAGCATCAGCGCCGGCAGATGCAGCCAGATGTTGGCGATCGAGGCGAGCAGGATCACGATCACGCCCATGAACAACCACTTGCCCAGGCCGCTGAAGTCGCGCTTGCTGACCGTTGCCACCGTTGCCATCACGGTGAAGATCACGGCCGTGCCGCCGAATGCCAGCATGATGAGCGATGCGCCGTTCGAAAAGCCCAGCACGAAGCTCAGCAGGCGCGTGAGCATCAGGCCCATGAAGAACGTGAAGCCCAGCAGCAGGGCCACGCCGACGCCGCTATTCTTGAAGCGCTCGATCGCGAACATGAAGCCGAAAGCAATCGCGAGGAACAGAATAACGCTGACCATCGGGCTGCCCGCGAACAACGCGAAGCCATAAGTCACACCCAGCCAGGCGCCCGCAATCGTCGGCAGCATCGACAGTGCGAGCAGCCAATACGTATTGCGCAGCACCTTGTTGCGCACCTGAGCGGTCGCGACGCCCCCCGTTCCGCCGTAGCCGAAGCGTTGGAAATCCTGGTTCATATATTGTGTTCTCCGTGGTCGTTGTGCCTGTTGGCGGGGCCGGCAGGCGCCTGATGACGCATACGATGACCGGCAACCCTTGCCGGTGAATCCCTCGCAGCCGTTGGTCTAGCTTGTCGCCGAAGTGCAAGGATACCGAAATCTCCTGCGCAAAACGCTCGGACGATTCTTGAAATCTCGGGGCAAAAGTCCCAATTTCAATCGGTCGTCGCGCTCGTCAACCCTCCCATCGAGGGAAGGCGCTGGAATCACACCCTTGTGTCAACTTCGCGAAAAGCCGGATCGTCCCGGCCGTCCTGCGTTTGAGCGGTACGCGCACTGTAGGTTCCGTCCCCATCATAACAGCCTTCGTGCTACAATTACGGGTTCATGTTGGTTATATAACTGCTTAATTTTTTGGAGTTTTTCATGGCAGTCGAACGCACTTTGTCGATTATCAAGCCCGATGCCGTTGCTAAGAACGTGATCGGCCAGATTTACAGCCGCTTCGAAGCCGCCGGCCTGAAGATCGCCGCTGCCAAGCTGGTGCACCTGTCGCGCGCTGAAGCCGAGCAGTTCTACGCCGTGCACAAGGAGCGCCCGTTCTTCAAGGATCTGGTCGACTTCATGATCTCGGGCCCCGTGATGATCCAGGCACTCGAAGGTGAAAACGCCATCGCGAAGAACCGCGAACTGATGGGCGCCACCGATCCGAAGAAGGCAGAGAAGGGCACGATTCGCGCCGACTTCGCCGACAGCATCGACGCCAACGCCGTGCACGGTTCGGACGCTGCAGAAACGGCCGCTGTGGAAGTGGCTTTCTTCTTCCCGGGCATGAACGTCTACTCGCGCTAAGCCGCGTATAGTCGCTCAATCGCAGGAAGTTACCGAAGGGATGTTGACGGACCAGGGCCATGACCAACCTTACGAATCTGCTTGATTACGATCCGGACGGTCTGGCCGCCTATTGCGGCACGCTCGGCGAAAAGCCGTTCCGTGCTCGCCAGCTCCAGCGTTGGATCCACCAGATGGGCGCCGCCGATTTCGACGGCATGACCGATCTGGCCAAGTCGCTGCGCGAGAAGTTGAAAACGCGCGCGCACATTGCCGCGCCTGCCGCCATCACCGACCATCTGTCGGCGGACGGTACGCGTAAATGGCTGCTGGACGTGGGCAACGGCAATGCCGTCGAGACTGTCTACATCCCTGAGGAGACGCGTGGCACGCTTTGCGTTTCGTCGCAAGCGGGCTGCGCTGTCAATTGCCGGTTCTGTTCGACCGGTAAGCAGGGTTTCTCGCGCAATCTGTCGCTTGGCGAAATCATCGGTCAGTTGTGGATGGCCGAGTTCGCATTGCGCCGCGATCTGGGGCGCGAAGGTAAGAACGAGCGTGTCATCACCAACGTGGTGATGATGGGCATGGGCGAGCCGCTGCTCAATTTCGATAATGTGGTCGGCGCCATGCGCCTGATGCTCGACGACAACGCCTACGGGTTGTCGCGTCGTCGTGTGACCTTGTCGACGTCCGGGGTGGTGCCGATGATGGATCGCCTGGGCCAGGAGCTGCCCGTGGCGCTTGCCGTCTCGCTTCACGCGCCGAACGATGCGCTGCGCGATGTGCTCGTGCCGCTGAACAAGAAATATCCGTTACGCGAACTGATGGGCGCGTGCGAGCGTTACCTGGAAGTGGCGCCGCGCGATTTCATCACGTTCGAGTACTGCATGCTCGACGGTGTGAACGACACCGAAGCGCATGCGCGCGAGCTTGTCGCATTGACGCGCGACGTGCCGTGCAAATTCAACCTGATCCCTTTCAATCCGTTCCCCGAATCCGGTCTGCTGCGCTCGAAGGATCCGCAAATCAAGCGATTTGCGCAGATTTTGCTCGACGCAGGCCTTGTCACGACGGTGCGCAAGACGCGCGGTGACGACATCGACGCCGCCTGTGGACAGCTGGCCGGCGAAGTGCAGGATCGCACGCGGCTTGCACAGCGCGGCAAATTCGGGAAAATCGCGGTCGAGGTGCGTAGCGTATGAGGCTGCGCATGGGCGGGCGTGGACCGTGGCGAGGGCCGTCGGCCCCGCACGTGCCATGCCTTGCGTCGGATCAGTCGTGCACTAAAGCATTCCTTGCGCGGGGCGCGTTTCGCGTTCCGCGCAATTTCGTCAGTGACATGCAAAATCGCCCGATGCGCCGCGCAGATCTGCACGCCGCGCGCACGGGGGACGATGTAGCGAAACTGTCGCGAGCATATCCTCAGCCGCTGCGGGCGGCTGCTTACGAACGGGGGCGTATCGATGGATAACCAGAATCAGGCGGATGCAGGCGGACAAACCGGGGCTCAAGGCCAGGGCTTGCCGCAGGGAGCACCTGCCGGATGGGCTGAGCTGGGTGCGCAAGTGGGTGCGCAACTGGCCGCTTTGCGCGAGAAGCGCGGCATGTCCATTGAGGACGTATCGGCGCGTTTGAAGGTCTCGGTGCAGAAGCTCAAGCGTCTCGAAGCCGGTGAGTGGGATGCCTTGCCGGAAATGCCGTTCATTCAGGGCGTGGTGCGCAGCTACGCGCGCATGGTCGGGGGCGATCCCGAACCGATGATCGAGTCGCTGCGTCGCGTGAGCGGCACGGCGCCGGTCCCCATCGATATTCCACAACCGCAGTCCGGGCAGCCGAGCATCCCGAAGAGCCCGGTCCGTTTCCGCTCGCCGGTCGCAGCATCTCAGGCCAAGTGGCCCTGGGCACTGGCTGCGCTGGTCGTGATCGCGGGCGCTGCATGGTACTTCGGTAATGCCCACAAGGCTGGGCGCGGCAGCATCGAGGCGGCTGACCTAGCAAGCGGCGCGTCGGCACAAGGTGGGGCAGACGCCGTTGAGCCAGCGAGCCAACCGGTGGTCGCCGACGTTAACGGCACGCCGCCGGGGGCAGAAGGCGGCGCTGCCACGAACGTCGCCAATGCGACGAACAACGGTAATACGGAAAGTACGGTCAATAACGCATCGGCCAGTGCGGCCGCTGCAGGCCCGGGCCTGATCGCCGCAGTCGATCCGACGCACGTGGTCGCCGGGATCGCGAGTGCCGCAGCCGCGACGAGTGTGGCCGCGCCTGCGGCCCCGGCGAAGGCGTCGAGCGCCGGTACGCCGGGTAATGGCAAGATTGCGTTGCATCTGAAGGCAGATAGCTGGGTGGAAGTGCGTTCGAAGGACGGCAAGGTGCTGTTCTCCCAACTGATGCGTGCAGGTGCCGAACAGGAAATTACGGGCGATGCGCCGCTTAAGATCGTTGTGGGTAACGTCGCGGGCGTCGAATCGCTGGAATTCAACGGTCAACCGGTCGAGATCAAGTCCCGCAATGCGGGCAACGTGGCGCGTTTGACGCTCCAGTAAGACCGAAAGAGGGTAATCATGGCTTCTGTAGAATGCATGCCGATCATCGGTGGTCCGGCACCCCGCCGTCAGTCCCGCAAGGTCGGGATTCGCTGGGGCGGCCAACTGGTGACGGTTGGCGGCGATTCGCCGATTCGCGTGCAATCGATGACCAACACCGACACGGCGGACGTGATCGGCACGGCGATTCAGGTCAAGGAGCTGGCGCAGGCCGGCTCCGAACTCGTGCGGATTACGGTGAATACGCCGGAAGCGGCGGCTGCCGTGCCGCATATCCGTGAGCAACTCGATCGCATGGGTGTGATGGTGCCGCTGGTGGGCGACTTCCATTACAACGGCCACAAGCTGCTCGCCGACTATCCGGAATGCGCCGAGACGCTGTCGAAATACCGCATCAACCCGGGCAACGTCGGGCAGGGCGCCAAGCGCGACACGCAGTTCGCGCAAATGATCGAGATGGCGATCAAGTACGACAAGCCGGTGCGTATCGGTGTGAACTGGGGCAGCCTGGATCAGTCGTTGCTCGCTCGCATCATGGACGAAAACGCCGCACGTGCCACACCGTGGGACGCGCAAAGCGTGATGTACGAAGCGCTGATCACGTCGGCGCTCGAATCGGCCGAACTGGCGCAGCGCGTGGGTCTCGCGGCCGACAAGATTCTGCTGTCGTGCAAGGTCAGCGCAGTGCAGGACCTGATTGCGGTGTACCGCGAACTGGCCAAGCGTTGCGACTATGCACTGCACCTCGGTTTGACCGAAGCAGGCATGGGCTCGAAGGGTATCGTGGCCTCGACGGCCGCGCTGTCGGTGCTGTTGCAGGAAGGCATCGGCGACACGATCCGTATTTCACTGACGCCGGAGCCCGGCGGCGCGCGCACGGGTGAAGTCGTCGTGGCGCAGGAAATCCTGCAGACGATGGGCCTGCGTGCGTTCGCGCCGATGGTGATTGCTTGTCCGGGTTGTGGCCGTACGACGAGCACGGTGTTCCAGGAACTGGCATCGAATATTCAGACATACCTGCGTGAACAAATGCCGGTGTGGAAGGCTCAATATCCGGGCGTCGAGAATATGAACGTCGCGGTCATGGGCTGCATCGTGAACGGTCCGGGCGAATCGAAGCACGCGAACATCGGCATCAGCTTGCCGGGTTCGGGGGAATCGCCGGCTGCGCCAGTTTTCGTCGACGGCGAAAAGGTGCGCACGCTGCGTGGCGATCACATCGCCGAGGAATTCCAGCAGATCGTCGACGATTACGTGAAGACGCATTACGGTCAGGCCGAAGGTGCAGTGGCTGCCTAAGTCGGCATGCGCGGGCTTGCGCAGAGCGCGCCGACACACCGTAAGCAGCACGTCGCAGGGACGCAGGCAGAACACAAGAGAATATGACTGACGCAAAGAAGAATCGCCTCGCCAAACTGGCCGGGGTCAAAGGCATGAACGACATCCTCCCGCAGGACGAAGCCCTGTGGGAGTTTTTCGAGGAGTCGGTACGCGCCATGTTGCGCGCCTACGGCTATCAGCAGATCCGTACGCCGATCCTCGAACAGACCCAACTGTTCACGCGCGGTATCGGTGAAGTGACGGACATCGTCGAGAAAGAGAT
The Pandoraea oxalativorans genome window above contains:
- a CDS encoding Bax inhibitor-1/YccA family protein, whose amino-acid sequence is MNQDFQRFGYGGTGGVATAQVRNKVLRNTYWLLALSMLPTIAGAWLGVTYGFALFAGSPMVSVILFLAIAFGFMFAIERFKNSGVGVALLLGFTFFMGLMLTRLLSFVLGFSNGASLIMLAFGGTAVIFTVMATVATVSKRDFSGLGKWLFMGVIVILLASIANIWLHLPALMLTVSVLAIAIFSAYILFDVQRVVNGGETNYVTATLAIYLDLYNIFTNLLAILGVFGGNRN
- the ndk gene encoding nucleoside-diphosphate kinase codes for the protein MAVERTLSIIKPDAVAKNVIGQIYSRFEAAGLKIAAAKLVHLSRAEAEQFYAVHKERPFFKDLVDFMISGPVMIQALEGENAIAKNRELMGATDPKKAEKGTIRADFADSIDANAVHGSDAAETAAVEVAFFFPGMNVYSR
- the rlmN gene encoding 23S rRNA (adenine(2503)-C(2))-methyltransferase RlmN; its protein translation is MTNLTNLLDYDPDGLAAYCGTLGEKPFRARQLQRWIHQMGAADFDGMTDLAKSLREKLKTRAHIAAPAAITDHLSADGTRKWLLDVGNGNAVETVYIPEETRGTLCVSSQAGCAVNCRFCSTGKQGFSRNLSLGEIIGQLWMAEFALRRDLGREGKNERVITNVVMMGMGEPLLNFDNVVGAMRLMLDDNAYGLSRRRVTLSTSGVVPMMDRLGQELPVALAVSLHAPNDALRDVLVPLNKKYPLRELMGACERYLEVAPRDFITFEYCMLDGVNDTEAHARELVALTRDVPCKFNLIPFNPFPESGLLRSKDPQIKRFAQILLDAGLVTTVRKTRGDDIDAACGQLAGEVQDRTRLAQRGKFGKIAVEVRSV
- a CDS encoding helix-turn-helix domain-containing protein, with translation MDNQNQADAGGQTGAQGQGLPQGAPAGWAELGAQVGAQLAALREKRGMSIEDVSARLKVSVQKLKRLEAGEWDALPEMPFIQGVVRSYARMVGGDPEPMIESLRRVSGTAPVPIDIPQPQSGQPSIPKSPVRFRSPVAASQAKWPWALAALVVIAGAAWYFGNAHKAGRGSIEAADLASGASAQGGADAVEPASQPVVADVNGTPPGAEGGAATNVANATNNGNTESTVNNASASAAAAGPGLIAAVDPTHVVAGIASAAAATSVAAPAAPAKASSAGTPGNGKIALHLKADSWVEVRSKDGKVLFSQLMRAGAEQEITGDAPLKIVVGNVAGVESLEFNGQPVEIKSRNAGNVARLTLQ
- the ispG gene encoding flavodoxin-dependent (E)-4-hydroxy-3-methylbut-2-enyl-diphosphate synthase, encoding MASVECMPIIGGPAPRRQSRKVGIRWGGQLVTVGGDSPIRVQSMTNTDTADVIGTAIQVKELAQAGSELVRITVNTPEAAAAVPHIREQLDRMGVMVPLVGDFHYNGHKLLADYPECAETLSKYRINPGNVGQGAKRDTQFAQMIEMAIKYDKPVRIGVNWGSLDQSLLARIMDENAARATPWDAQSVMYEALITSALESAELAQRVGLAADKILLSCKVSAVQDLIAVYRELAKRCDYALHLGLTEAGMGSKGIVASTAALSVLLQEGIGDTIRISLTPEPGGARTGEVVVAQEILQTMGLRAFAPMVIACPGCGRTTSTVFQELASNIQTYLREQMPVWKAQYPGVENMNVAVMGCIVNGPGESKHANIGISLPGSGESPAAPVFVDGEKVRTLRGDHIAEEFQQIVDDYVKTHYGQAEGAVAA